Proteins encoded together in one Ferroglobus placidus DSM 10642 window:
- a CDS encoding M24 family metallopeptidase gives MKISKSAYRKRVEKVQELMEKEGIDAFLVLSLENYRYFTGDVRKQPRMVIPSNDEPFLIVFDTEKEEAEKKTGLEAKTYRSLPDMMKHIVAFTNSLGDNPKIAVEMEFSTPAFLLERFRKMNPHVEVVDAKQIVAPLRKYKDEYELELMKKAGKLADVAMEKVLDVLKPGVAEREVANEVEYYIRKKGAERLAFPMFVNSGERSLWLHGLATDRKIEEGDVVLIDVGPVYEGYCADIARTFVVGKATEEQKRAHSAYVELQERVVEIIEKEKNEISILEIERRNEEFMKSKGFGNFYVKGFLHGIGLNFEETPFPTIFPEDLREVVEERMTLSVGHSVLSIKGVGGFRVEDTIYVGEKIEFLTTFTRELLEV, from the coding sequence ATGAAAATTTCGAAAAGCGCGTATCGGAAGAGAGTTGAAAAAGTCCAAGAGCTTATGGAAAAGGAAGGGATAGACGCTTTCCTCGTGCTTTCCCTCGAAAATTACAGGTATTTCACTGGAGATGTGAGAAAGCAACCGAGGATGGTAATTCCGTCTAACGACGAGCCTTTTTTAATAGTTTTCGACACCGAAAAAGAGGAAGCTGAGAAAAAGACCGGTCTCGAGGCAAAAACCTATAGATCCCTCCCGGATATGATGAAGCACATCGTAGCATTCACAAACTCCCTTGGGGACAACCCGAAGATAGCTGTTGAGATGGAGTTTTCAACGCCAGCTTTTCTCCTTGAGAGGTTCAGAAAAATGAATCCTCACGTGGAAGTTGTAGATGCGAAGCAGATAGTTGCTCCGCTGAGAAAATACAAAGACGAGTACGAGTTAGAACTCATGAAAAAAGCTGGAAAACTTGCGGATGTGGCAATGGAAAAAGTCTTGGACGTTTTGAAGCCGGGAGTTGCAGAGAGAGAAGTTGCCAACGAAGTGGAGTACTACATCAGAAAGAAGGGAGCTGAAAGGCTCGCTTTTCCTATGTTCGTTAATTCCGGAGAAAGGAGTCTCTGGCTTCACGGTTTAGCTACAGACAGAAAAATTGAGGAGGGAGATGTGGTTTTAATAGATGTAGGTCCGGTTTACGAGGGATACTGCGCTGACATAGCGAGAACTTTCGTTGTAGGTAAAGCTACCGAAGAGCAAAAAAGAGCTCATTCAGCTTACGTGGAATTACAGGAGAGAGTCGTGGAAATTATCGAAAAAGAAAAGAACGAAATATCGATTCTTGAGATAGAGAGAAGAAACGAGGAGTTCATGAAAAGCAAGGGCTTTGGAAACTTTTACGTAAAAGGATTTCTCCACGGGATCGGACTGAATTTCGAAGAGACTCCGTTTCCAACGATATTTCCCGAAGATTTGAGGGAGGTTGTCGAGGAAAGAATGACTTTGTCAGTTGGACATTCTGTTCTCTCAATCAAAGGCGTTGGGGGATTTAGAGTTGAGGATACCATTTACGTTGGAGAAAAAATCGAGTTCCTTACGACTTTCACCAGAGAACTTCTGGAGGTGTGA
- a CDS encoding SRPBCC family protein: protein MAEAKGEIVVSADVERVRKVLLDMKTVGSCFKFVKNASEKGEKWFVRAPMSMITQTKELEVKVIREEPVEWEAKGKHLLWKGRFEVEEANGGTRIKVTLSVEGLGSMAAIINPMASVQIEGQLRYFLNELKKKIEG, encoded by the coding sequence ATGGCTGAAGCTAAAGGAGAAATTGTCGTTTCCGCAGACGTTGAGAGAGTTAGGAAAGTCCTTTTAGACATGAAAACGGTTGGTAGTTGCTTTAAGTTCGTTAAGAATGCTTCTGAAAAAGGAGAAAAGTGGTTTGTCAGAGCTCCTATGTCGATGATAACGCAAACAAAGGAGTTAGAAGTGAAAGTTATCAGAGAAGAGCCAGTTGAATGGGAAGCAAAGGGAAAACATCTGTTATGGAAGGGAAGATTTGAGGTAGAAGAGGCAAACGGGGGAACGAGGATAAAGGTTACGCTCTCCGTTGAGGGGCTGGGAAGCATGGCAGCGATAATTAATCCGATGGCAAGCGTCCAGATAGAGGGGCAATTAAGGTACTTCCTAAACGAGTTGAAGAAGAAAATTGAGGGTTAG